From a single Micrococcales bacterium genomic region:
- a CDS encoding alpha/beta fold hydrolase encodes MDAFVPRRGWANAHLQTTRSRLRPARVPLPEPQLVLVPMPDGTGDRLALLLHEVRSDLPLVLVIHGLGGSAESDYVRLLTAGLLGAGFAVGRLDLRGAGTGEYAAGMYHGGKTEDVRAVIEALDRPVAVVGFSLGGNLAIKLLGEHTPGVLAGVAVSAPLDLAVSVEHLHHRAGGFYEKFLVRSLRREALRAGARYTPEERVALMAAKNMVDFDNALTAPRHGWRDAAEYYEVNSSIHYLPKIEVPLLVIHSQDDPMVPLGPYRSVDWSALPTTRLILTSHGGHVGFHARGDVPFYVPAAVQFLARNTS; translated from the coding sequence ATGGATGCGTTCGTGCCGCGGCGAGGGTGGGCCAATGCCCACCTGCAGACCACCCGTAGCCGGCTGCGGCCGGCCCGGGTGCCCCTGCCCGAGCCGCAACTGGTGCTGGTGCCCATGCCCGACGGCACCGGCGATCGGTTGGCGCTGCTGCTGCACGAGGTGCGGTCGGACCTGCCGCTGGTGCTGGTCATCCATGGCCTCGGGGGCAGCGCGGAGTCCGACTACGTGCGCTTGCTGACCGCAGGGTTGCTGGGTGCGGGGTTCGCGGTGGGCCGGCTGGATCTGCGGGGGGCGGGCACCGGTGAGTACGCCGCAGGCATGTACCACGGCGGCAAGACCGAGGACGTGCGCGCAGTCATCGAGGCGCTGGACCGGCCAGTGGCTGTGGTGGGCTTCTCCCTCGGGGGCAACCTCGCCATCAAACTGCTCGGCGAGCACACCCCCGGGGTGCTGGCCGGCGTGGCCGTGTCGGCGCCGCTGGATCTGGCGGTCAGCGTCGAACACCTGCATCACCGGGCCGGAGGGTTCTACGAGAAGTTCCTCGTGCGCAGCCTGCGCAGGGAGGCGCTGCGTGCCGGCGCGCGCTACACCCCCGAGGAGCGGGTGGCCCTCATGGCGGCCAAGAACATGGTCGACTTCGACAACGCCCTGACCGCCCCGCGGCACGGGTGGCGGGACGCCGCGGAGTACTACGAGGTGAACTCCAGCATCCACTACCTGCCCAAGATCGAGGTTCCACTGCTGGTGATCCACTCCCAGGACGACCCGATGGTCCCGCTGGGGCCGTACCGGTCCGTGGACTGGAGCGCCCTGCCCACCACCCGGCTGATCCTCACCAGCCACGGCGGACACGTGGGGTTCCACGCCCGCGGTGACGTGCCCTTCTACGTACCGGCGGCGGTGCAGTTCCTGGCCAGGAACACCTCTTAG
- a CDS encoding NfeD family protein yields the protein MSAAVFWLIAAVVFGIAEVMSLDFVLIMLAAGALAGAGAAAVGAPFIVQAGAAAAVAVLGIFAVRPIALRHLNSGPAALTGVDALIGQRVTVLEEVTADSGRVKIGGEIWSAQMEEAWDPIQEGATGTVVEIRGATAIIRPY from the coding sequence GTGTCTGCAGCGGTTTTCTGGCTCATCGCCGCCGTCGTGTTCGGCATCGCCGAGGTCATGAGCCTCGACTTCGTGCTGATCATGCTCGCCGCCGGTGCGCTGGCCGGGGCCGGCGCTGCCGCAGTGGGTGCGCCCTTCATCGTGCAGGCCGGTGCGGCTGCCGCCGTCGCTGTGCTCGGCATCTTCGCGGTCCGGCCCATCGCCCTGCGCCACCTGAACTCCGGGCCTGCCGCGCTCACCGGGGTGGACGCCCTCATCGGTCAGCGCGTGACCGTGCTGGAGGAAGTCACCGCCGACAGCGGCCGTGTGAAAATCGGCGGCGAGATCTGGTCGGCACAAATGGAAGAAGCCTGGGACCCGATCCAAGAAGGCGCCACCGGAACCGTCGTCGAGATCCGCGGAGCCACCGCGATCATCCGCCCCTACTGA
- a CDS encoding SPFH/Band 7/PHB domain protein, whose product MVSAVVVLLVLLFLIIVIAKTVRIVPQAQACVVERLGRYSRTLQAGLHILIPFVDKITSRLDLREQVVSFQPQPVITEDNLVVSIDSVIYFQVTDPKAATYEIQNYIWGVEQLTVTTLRNVVGSMDLEATLTSRDQINSQLRGVLDEATGKWGIRVNRVELKAIDPPPSVQESMEKQMRAERDRRAAILTAEGFKQSQILTAQGEQQATVLRAEGDKQSAILRAEGEALAVQKVFDAIHAADPDPKLLAYQYLQALPEIAKGESNKVWVVPAELTGALQNFAGAFQNKPPA is encoded by the coding sequence ATCGTCAGTGCCGTGGTGGTGCTGCTCGTCCTGCTCTTCCTGATCATCGTCATCGCCAAGACGGTGCGGATCGTGCCGCAGGCGCAGGCCTGTGTGGTCGAACGCCTCGGGCGATACAGCCGCACGTTGCAGGCCGGTCTGCACATCCTGATCCCCTTCGTGGACAAGATCACCTCCCGGCTGGACCTGCGCGAGCAGGTGGTGAGCTTCCAGCCCCAGCCGGTCATCACCGAGGACAACCTCGTGGTGAGCATCGACTCGGTCATCTACTTCCAGGTGACCGACCCGAAGGCCGCCACCTACGAGATCCAGAACTACATCTGGGGAGTCGAGCAGTTGACGGTCACGACCTTGCGCAACGTGGTCGGGAGCATGGACCTGGAAGCGACCCTGACCTCGCGCGACCAGATCAACAGCCAGCTGCGCGGAGTCCTCGATGAGGCCACCGGCAAGTGGGGTATCCGCGTGAACCGCGTCGAGCTGAAAGCCATCGACCCGCCGCCGAGCGTGCAGGAGTCCATGGAGAAGCAGATGCGCGCGGAGCGGGACCGGCGCGCGGCGATCCTCACGGCTGAGGGCTTCAAGCAGTCACAGATCCTCACCGCCCAAGGTGAGCAGCAGGCCACGGTTCTGCGGGCCGAGGGTGACAAGCAGTCCGCCATCCTGCGCGCCGAGGGCGAGGCCCTGGCGGTGCAGAAGGTGTTCGACGCCATCCACGCTGCCGATCCCGACCCGAAACTGCTCGCCTACCAGTACCTGCAGGCCCTGCCGGAGATCGCGAAGGGTGAGTCGAACAAGGTCTGGGTGGTGCCCGCGGAGTTGACCGGGGCGTTGCAGAACTTCGCCGGCGCGTTCCAGAACAAGCCGCCGGCGTAG
- a CDS encoding PIG-L family deacetylase: MELLEHAPHRVLAIVAHPDDIEYGAAAAVAVWSAAGADCRYLLATRGEAGIDGMEPATAARVREEEQRRSAAVLGVEVVEFLEHPDGTVHDALALRREFAGAIRRHRPDTLLLFNHRESWSPGARNSADHRIVGAAALDAVADAGNRWIFPGAAPHSAKLALVAGSPQATHVLDVSAGVDLAVASLREHRAYLEGLGEHPMADPEFLRAFLEQTGARVGVPAALAVEVWRF, translated from the coding sequence ATGGAACTGCTCGAGCACGCACCACACCGGGTGCTCGCGATCGTCGCCCACCCGGACGACATCGAGTACGGCGCCGCGGCTGCGGTCGCTGTGTGGAGCGCCGCCGGCGCCGACTGCAGGTACCTGCTGGCCACGCGCGGGGAGGCCGGGATCGACGGCATGGAGCCGGCCACTGCGGCCCGCGTGCGCGAGGAGGAGCAACGGCGCAGCGCGGCGGTCCTGGGTGTCGAGGTGGTGGAGTTCCTGGAGCATCCGGATGGAACGGTCCACGACGCCCTCGCGCTGCGCCGCGAATTCGCCGGTGCGATCCGGCGGCACCGTCCGGACACGCTGCTGCTGTTCAATCACCGCGAGTCGTGGTCGCCCGGGGCGCGCAACAGCGCCGACCACCGGATCGTGGGGGCGGCGGCCCTGGATGCGGTGGCCGATGCCGGCAACCGCTGGATCTTCCCGGGCGCCGCGCCGCACTCCGCGAAACTGGCCCTGGTGGCCGGGTCGCCGCAGGCCACACATGTACTGGACGTGTCCGCCGGCGTGGACCTGGCCGTGGCGTCGCTGCGTGAGCACCGCGCCTATCTGGAGGGGCTGGGCGAGCATCCCATGGCCGACCCCGAGTTCCTGCGGGCCTTCCTGGAACAGACCGGCGCGAGGGTCGGGGTGCCGGCGGCCCTCGCCGTGGAGGTCTGGCGGTTCTGA
- a CDS encoding GNAT family N-acetyltransferase translates to MSNLAMHATRVPPGLRVTQVADDHLDRLVELGRDVESAAFGVTQCNRTEMLGALRAPELHGARGTVALWDADRLAAVALAYDALEHASGLYLDLFIHPEAPARQDVATCLLSAARAYAAALGPPEPAWVKSESFDGDTDVEAAFGDLGYEQHRVYLRMRLDFDAAPVAPEPPTGISVRTMVQSDWEAIHDVITTAFLDHYDFHPEPFEVFRENFVDETTDFGQWRLAFTGDRCVGLCLGSKRYAAHRLGYVASLAVLRDYRGRGIARFLLHDAFARDASLGYAGTSLHCDATNPTGATALYESVGMLRDQRYTAWRTRL, encoded by the coding sequence GTGTCCAACCTCGCCATGCATGCCACCCGGGTCCCGCCGGGGTTGCGGGTGACGCAGGTGGCCGACGACCACCTCGACCGTCTCGTGGAACTCGGCCGCGATGTGGAGTCGGCCGCTTTCGGTGTCACGCAGTGCAATCGCACCGAGATGCTCGGGGCGCTACGGGCCCCGGAACTGCACGGCGCGCGCGGAACCGTCGCGCTGTGGGACGCCGACCGACTTGCCGCCGTGGCGCTTGCGTACGACGCCCTCGAGCACGCATCTGGGCTGTACCTCGACCTGTTCATCCACCCCGAGGCGCCCGCCCGTCAGGACGTCGCGACCTGCCTGCTGTCAGCTGCTCGGGCCTACGCGGCCGCGCTCGGCCCGCCGGAGCCGGCCTGGGTGAAGTCGGAGAGTTTCGACGGGGACACCGACGTGGAGGCCGCATTCGGCGACCTCGGCTACGAGCAGCACCGCGTGTACCTGCGCATGCGTCTGGACTTCGACGCGGCGCCGGTCGCACCCGAACCACCGACCGGGATCAGTGTGCGGACGATGGTGCAGTCCGACTGGGAAGCGATCCACGACGTCATCACCACGGCGTTCTTGGACCACTACGACTTCCACCCCGAGCCGTTCGAGGTCTTCCGCGAGAACTTCGTCGACGAGACCACCGACTTCGGGCAGTGGCGGCTGGCCTTCACCGGGGACCGCTGCGTGGGGCTGTGCCTGGGCAGCAAGCGGTACGCGGCCCACCGCCTCGGGTACGTGGCCAGCCTGGCCGTACTGCGGGATTACCGGGGCCGGGGGATCGCCCGGTTCCTGCTGCATGATGCGTTCGCGCGCGACGCCTCGCTCGGCTACGCGGGGACGTCCCTGCACTGCGATGCCACCAACCCCACCGGGGCCACCGCGCTCTACGAGAGCGTCGGCATGCTGCGCGACCAGCGCTACACGGCCTGGCGCACCCGCCTGTGA
- a CDS encoding VOC family protein: MRYTNGLFGWVDVMTRDPRRATEFYEGLFGWTHTDQPTPMGPPYTQFFKDGKLVCGLSPMMPGVPPEVGAFWNSYVLVEDADDTAAKAEAAGGKVTMPPMDVMDQGRMAMLADPSGAALGLWQPGSHEGADLFNEPGSLTWNELQTRDLETVLPFYETVFGWEWADGPDDGYKVANLPGKPGEDKSNAGAMSMPPGVPDEAPNLWMVYFAVSDCDTSMAAAQGLGAQVFLPAMQMGPGRFGGLIDPTGGMFLVGSFGG, encoded by the coding sequence ATGCGGTACACGAATGGGCTGTTCGGCTGGGTCGACGTCATGACCCGGGACCCCCGGCGCGCAACGGAGTTCTACGAGGGGCTGTTCGGCTGGACCCACACCGACCAGCCGACCCCCATGGGTCCGCCGTACACCCAGTTCTTCAAGGACGGCAAGCTGGTCTGCGGGCTGAGCCCGATGATGCCGGGGGTGCCACCGGAGGTAGGCGCCTTCTGGAACTCCTATGTCCTGGTCGAGGACGCCGACGACACCGCAGCCAAGGCCGAGGCGGCCGGCGGCAAGGTCACGATGCCACCGATGGACGTGATGGACCAGGGGCGGATGGCCATGCTGGCCGACCCGTCCGGGGCGGCGTTGGGGCTGTGGCAGCCGGGTAGCCACGAGGGCGCGGACCTGTTCAACGAACCAGGCTCGCTGACCTGGAACGAGCTGCAGACGCGCGACCTCGAGACTGTCCTGCCCTTCTACGAGACGGTCTTCGGCTGGGAGTGGGCCGACGGCCCCGACGACGGATACAAGGTGGCGAACCTCCCCGGCAAGCCCGGCGAGGACAAGTCCAACGCCGGCGCCATGTCCATGCCACCGGGCGTGCCCGACGAGGCCCCCAACCTGTGGATGGTCTACTTCGCCGTGTCGGACTGCGACACCTCAATGGCGGCCGCCCAGGGCCTCGGTGCCCAGGTGTTCCTGCCGGCGATGCAGATGGGGCCCGGGAGGTTCGGGGGCTTGATCGACCCGACCGGCGGGATGTTCCTGGTGGGGTCCTTCGGGGGCTGA
- a CDS encoding VOC family protein, translating to MLHTPGMFGWADTFTSDEQRARTFYCGLFGWHAVDRTEDMGAHYTQFFLDGQLVAGMSPMPPEMSAEGLLPQWVSYVIVDDADATCERVRSAGGQVMMAAMDVTDQGRLANIMDPSGGLLGIWQPYAHQGADVLNEPGTLTWNELQTRDLAAAMPFYEQVFGWEWTDGTAGHKAGYKVAHLPGKPGDDQTNAGAEDMPRNVPEEIPAVWQVYFAVTDAQATVTTALDLGGKVFVAPHETATSVVAGILDPNGGRFYVVSER from the coding sequence ATGCTTCATACCCCTGGGATGTTCGGCTGGGCCGACACGTTCACCTCGGACGAACAGCGGGCTCGCACGTTCTATTGCGGGCTGTTCGGCTGGCATGCCGTGGATCGCACCGAGGACATGGGGGCGCACTACACGCAGTTCTTCCTCGACGGCCAACTTGTCGCGGGGATGAGCCCGATGCCCCCGGAGATGTCCGCGGAGGGCCTGCTCCCGCAGTGGGTCTCGTACGTGATCGTGGACGACGCCGACGCCACCTGTGAACGCGTCCGCAGCGCTGGCGGCCAAGTGATGATGGCCGCCATGGACGTCACCGACCAGGGCCGGCTCGCAAACATCATGGACCCCAGCGGCGGGCTGCTCGGCATCTGGCAGCCCTACGCCCACCAGGGCGCCGATGTGCTGAACGAACCCGGCACCCTGACGTGGAACGAACTGCAGACCCGGGACCTGGCCGCCGCCATGCCCTTCTACGAGCAGGTCTTCGGCTGGGAGTGGACCGATGGGACCGCGGGGCACAAGGCGGGGTACAAGGTCGCCCATCTTCCCGGCAAGCCGGGCGACGACCAGACCAACGCCGGCGCCGAGGACATGCCGCGCAACGTCCCCGAGGAGATCCCGGCCGTGTGGCAGGTGTACTTCGCCGTGACTGACGCGCAGGCGACGGTAACCACCGCGCTGGACCTCGGTGGCAAAGTGTTCGTCGCGCCCCACGAGACCGCCACCAGCGTGGTGGCGGGCATCCTCGACCCCAACGGTGGGCGCTTCTACGTCGTGTCCGAGCGCTAG
- a CDS encoding homoserine O-acetyltransferase, with protein sequence MSTSGGWREGDPVAWRRFADLGAMDLELGAHLPEVRVAYETWGTYNGNNAVLVQHALTGDAHAAGPTGPGQPTAGWWDALIGPGNAIDTRRWFVVSSNVLGGCQGTTGPSTPAPDGATYGSRWPRITIRDQVAVEVALADALGIDHFTAVMGGSMGGMRTLEWIVQHPERVGTALVMATSAAATADQIATQNIQIQAIQADPDWQGGDYYATGRSPLTGMGIARRIAHLTYRTERELAARFGRDHQLGEDALSDGRFAVQSYLDHQAEKLTRRFDPGSYVALSDAMSLHDIHRGRGADVLRRVQVPTRVVGITSDRLYPLYLQQELADELGVDLDVVESPFGHDGFLLEDDAIGRVVSDLLAPTATPC encoded by the coding sequence ATGAGCACCTCCGGCGGGTGGCGCGAGGGGGATCCAGTTGCCTGGCGGCGGTTCGCCGATCTTGGTGCGATGGATCTGGAGCTCGGCGCCCACCTGCCGGAGGTGCGCGTCGCCTACGAGACGTGGGGAACGTACAACGGCAACAACGCGGTACTGGTGCAGCACGCCCTGACCGGCGACGCCCATGCTGCCGGGCCGACGGGCCCAGGGCAGCCGACCGCCGGATGGTGGGACGCTCTCATCGGTCCCGGTAACGCGATCGACACCCGGCGCTGGTTCGTGGTGTCGTCGAACGTGCTCGGCGGGTGTCAGGGAACGACCGGGCCGTCGACGCCTGCGCCGGACGGAGCCACCTACGGTTCGCGCTGGCCGCGCATCACGATCCGCGACCAGGTGGCCGTGGAGGTTGCTCTGGCCGACGCCCTCGGCATCGACCATTTCACCGCCGTCATGGGTGGGTCCATGGGCGGCATGCGCACGCTGGAGTGGATCGTCCAGCATCCCGAGCGGGTGGGCACGGCTCTGGTCATGGCGACCTCGGCGGCGGCCACCGCCGACCAGATCGCGACACAGAACATCCAGATCCAGGCGATCCAGGCCGACCCGGACTGGCAGGGCGGCGACTACTACGCCACCGGCCGCAGCCCCCTGACCGGCATGGGCATCGCCCGGCGGATCGCGCATCTGACCTACCGGACCGAGCGTGAGCTGGCCGCCCGGTTCGGCCGGGATCACCAGCTTGGCGAGGATGCGTTGTCTGATGGGCGCTTCGCGGTGCAGTCCTACCTGGACCACCAGGCGGAGAAGTTGACCCGCCGCTTCGACCCCGGCAGCTACGTCGCACTGTCGGACGCGATGAGTCTGCACGACATCCACCGCGGCCGGGGCGCGGATGTGCTGCGCCGGGTGCAGGTGCCCACGCGGGTCGTCGGCATCACGTCGGATCGGCTCTACCCGTTGTACCTACAGCAAGAACTCGCCGACGAACTGGGCGTGGACCTCGACGTGGTCGAGTCACCGTTCGGCCACGACGGATTCCTGCTCGAAGACGATGCGATCGGCCGCGTGGTGTCTGACCTGCTGGCCCCCACGGCCACCCCCTGCTGA
- a CDS encoding bifunctional o-acetylhomoserine/o-acetylserine sulfhydrylase — MSDAWSFETKQIHAGQTPDEATNARALPIYQTTSYTFNDTTHAANLFALKELGNIYTRIMNPTQATVEDRIAALEGGVGGLLVASGQAAETLAILNVAEAGDHIVSSPSLYGGTYNLFHYTLPKFGIEVSFVENPDDPQSWRDAIKPNTKAFFGESISNPKNDILDIEAIAKVAHEFGVPLIVDNTVATPYLVQPLKWGADVVVHSATKYIGGHGTAVAGVIVDGGTFDYAQYPERYPNFNEPDPSYHGLVYARDLGVGSQFGANLSFILKARVQLLRDLGAAVAPFNAWLISQGLETLSLRVERHVQNAQAVAEWLEGRDEVESVNYAGLPSSPWHETGRKYAPNGTGAVLAFEIVGGIEAGKRFVEALELHSHVANIGDVRSLVIHPASTTHSQLSPEEQAAAGVTPGLVRLAVGIENISDILADLEAGFRAAKEA; from the coding sequence ATGAGCGACGCCTGGTCCTTCGAAACCAAGCAGATCCACGCCGGCCAGACGCCCGATGAGGCGACCAACGCGCGGGCCCTACCGATCTATCAGACCACCAGCTACACCTTCAACGACACCACTCATGCCGCGAACCTGTTCGCCCTCAAGGAACTGGGCAACATCTACACGCGGATCATGAACCCGACCCAGGCGACGGTGGAGGACCGGATCGCTGCCCTCGAGGGCGGCGTCGGGGGCCTGCTGGTTGCCAGCGGTCAGGCTGCCGAGACCCTCGCGATCTTGAACGTGGCCGAGGCCGGCGACCACATCGTGTCCAGCCCGAGTCTCTACGGCGGTACCTACAACCTGTTCCACTACACCCTGCCGAAGTTCGGCATCGAGGTGTCGTTCGTCGAGAACCCGGACGACCCGCAGTCGTGGCGGGATGCCATCAAGCCGAACACGAAGGCCTTCTTCGGGGAGAGCATCTCCAATCCGAAGAACGACATCCTCGACATCGAGGCGATCGCGAAGGTCGCCCACGAGTTCGGGGTGCCGCTGATCGTGGACAACACCGTGGCGACCCCCTACCTCGTGCAGCCCCTGAAGTGGGGCGCCGACGTGGTGGTGCACTCGGCCACGAAGTACATCGGCGGGCACGGCACGGCGGTCGCCGGAGTGATCGTGGACGGTGGCACATTCGACTACGCGCAGTACCCCGAGCGCTACCCGAACTTCAACGAGCCCGACCCGAGTTACCACGGCCTGGTTTACGCCCGCGACCTCGGTGTGGGTTCGCAGTTCGGTGCGAACCTCTCGTTCATCCTCAAGGCGCGCGTGCAGTTGCTCCGCGATCTCGGGGCCGCGGTCGCGCCGTTCAACGCCTGGCTCATCTCGCAGGGTCTGGAGACGTTGAGCCTGCGGGTCGAGCGGCATGTGCAGAATGCGCAGGCCGTCGCCGAGTGGCTCGAGGGCCGCGACGAGGTCGAGTCGGTGAACTACGCGGGCCTGCCGAGCAGCCCGTGGCACGAGACGGGTCGCAAGTACGCCCCGAACGGTACCGGCGCGGTGTTGGCCTTCGAGATCGTCGGTGGCATCGAGGCGGGCAAGCGCTTCGTCGAGGCACTTGAACTGCACAGCCACGTGGCCAACATCGGCGACGTCCGCAGCCTGGTGATCCACCCGGCATCGACCACGCACTCGCAGTTGAGCCCGGAGGAGCAGGCGGCTGCCGGTGTCACGCCCGGCCTGGTGCGGCTGGCGGTCGGGATCGAGAACATCAGCGACATCCTGGCCGACCTCGAGGCGGGGTTCCGCGCAGCGAAAGAGGCCTGA
- a CDS encoding D-tyrosyl-tRNA(Tyr) deacylase, whose product MRALVQRADGASVGVAGEVVGGFDGPGLVVLVGVTHTDTPELAARLANKVWGARLFDRDRLSAVCVPPGGPVELSASDLGLPLLVISQFTLYANTGKGRRPTWDAAAPRPVAEPLVDAFAEALRSAGAQVSTGRFGADMQVRLTNDGPITVLFEV is encoded by the coding sequence ATGCGCGCACTCGTGCAGCGCGCCGACGGCGCGTCGGTCGGCGTGGCTGGGGAGGTCGTGGGTGGCTTCGACGGCCCCGGGCTGGTTGTCCTCGTGGGCGTGACGCACACCGATACCCCGGAGTTGGCCGCCCGGCTTGCGAACAAGGTCTGGGGCGCCCGCCTCTTCGATCGCGACCGCCTGTCTGCTGTCTGCGTGCCGCCGGGCGGTCCGGTGGAACTCTCGGCGTCCGATCTCGGCCTGCCCCTGCTGGTGATCAGTCAGTTCACCCTGTACGCCAACACCGGGAAGGGCCGCCGCCCGACGTGGGACGCCGCCGCGCCCCGCCCGGTGGCCGAACCGCTGGTGGACGCCTTCGCCGAGGCCCTGCGCAGCGCGGGCGCGCAGGTGTCGACAGGCAGGTTCGGCGCCGACATGCAGGTGCGCCTGACCAATGACGGGCCCATAACGGTTCTGTTCGAGGTGTGA